A single genomic interval of Malania oleifera isolate guangnan ecotype guangnan chromosome 11, ASM2987363v1, whole genome shotgun sequence harbors:
- the LOC131168647 gene encoding AAA-ATPase ASD, mitochondrial-like, translated as MKTTATMGEMWTQLGSRLASIMCLCAIFQRFFPHYLRDWLERFGGNLASFASPYIYIFFHEFNGNGLRRSQAYTAIEIYLGANSAAEAKRLRADVAKDSSSVTFAIADYEEVTDDFHGARLWWTSSKKPPPAQTISFYSNSNEKRYYKLAFHRRHRDLVVGKYLKHVLEEGKAIAVKNRQRKLYTNSDGDGGYKRNPWSHVVFEHPATFDTLAMEPKKKEEIIKDLINYSKAKDYYAKIGKAWKRGYLLYGPPGTGKSTMIAAMANLLGYNIYDLELTAVSDNTELKKLLIETSSKSIIVIEDIDCSLDLTGQRKKKKKKKEEKDEGGKDPMSKLLGKETESEKDSKVTLSGLLNFIDGLWSGCGGERIIVFTTNDLKKLDPALIRRGRMDKHIELSYCGFEAFMVLAKNYLDVDGHELFGEIRRLLGETEMTPADVAENLMPKSPEEDARSCLERLVEALEKKRKADEAGKRKREAAEIIREEREEKAN; from the coding sequence ATGAAAACAACGGCAACCATGGGAGAGATGTGGACCCAGCTGGGGTCAAGACTCGCCAGCATTATGTGCCTCTGTGCAATCTTCCAGCGATTCTTCCCTCACTATCTCCGCGATTGGCTCGAGAGATTCGGCGGCAATCTCGCCAGTTTCGCCTCCCCTTACATCTACATCTTCTTCCACGAGTTCAACGGCAACGGTCTCCGCCGCAGCCAAGCCTACACCGCCATCGAGATCTATCTCGGCGCCAACTCCGCCGCCGAAGCCAAGCGCCTCCGGGCCGACGTCGCTAAAGACTCCTCCTCCGTCACCTTCGCCATCGCCGACTACGAGGAGGTCACCGACGATTTCCATGGCGCCCGACTCTGGTGGACGTCCTCCAAAAAACCCCCTCCCGCGCAGACCATCTCCTTCTACTCCAACTCCAACGAAAAGAGGTACTACAAGCTCGCCTTCCACCGACGCCACCGCGATCTCGTCGTCGGCAAATACCTTAAGCACGTTCTCGAGGAGGGAAAGGCCATCGCGGTTAAGAACCGGCAGCGTAAGCTGTACACGAACAGCGACGGCGACGGCGGGTACAAGCGGAACCCCTGGAGCCATGTCGTGTTCGAGCACCCGGCGACGTTTGATACGCTTGCGATGGAGccgaagaagaaggaagaaattATAAAAGATTTAATCAATTACAGCAAGGCTAAGGACTACTATGCGAAAATTGGGAAGGCTTGGAAACGGGGGTACTTGCTTTACGGACCGCCTGGTACCGGAAAATCGACGATGATTGCGGCCATGGCGAATCTCCTCGGCTACAACATTTACGATTTGGAGTTGACGGCGGTTTCGGACAATACCGAACTGAAGAAGCTCTTGATAGAGACGTCGAGCAAGTCCATTATAGTGATTGAAGATATTGACTGTTCGCTGGATCTGACGGggcagaggaagaagaagaagaagaagaaggaggagaaggACGAGGGAGGGAAGGATCCGATGAGTAAATTGCTGGGTAAAGAGACCGAAAGTGAGAAAGACAGTAAGGTGACATTGTCTGGGCTTTTGAACTTCATCGACGGGCTGTGGTCGGGGTGCGGCGGAGAGAGGATTATAGTTTTTACGACCAACGATTTGAAGAAGCTTGACCCGGCGCTGATTCGGAGAGGGAGGATGGACAAGCACATCGAATTGTCGTATTGTGGTTTTGAGGCTTTTATGGTTCTGGCTAAGAATTACTTGGACGTGGATGGGCACGAGTTGTTTGGGGAGATTCGGAGGCTGTTGGGCGAAACGGAGATGACGCCCGCCGACGTGGCGGAGAATTTGATGCCGAAATCGCCGGAGGAAGACGCGAGGAGTTGCTTGGAGAGACTGGTTGAGGCGCTGGAAAAGAAGAGAAAGGCAGACGAAGCAGGGAAAAGGAAGAGAGAGGCTGCAGAAATTATtagagaagaaagagaagagaaagcGAATTGA